One Aegilops tauschii subsp. strangulata cultivar AL8/78 chromosome 2, Aet v6.0, whole genome shotgun sequence genomic window, TATGTCACATTTGACAAAATCACTGAAGAAAGCTCTGCAATACTCAGATGGCTTCTTTTCATCTAACCAAGCATGTGCTTCAGGACAATCTGCCTTGAACCTGTCCATGTTTTGCTGCCATCTTGTAGTGTTGCTTGACCTTGCACATGCCCACAAGTGATTCTTTACTGTTTCTCCCTTGTGAAGCTGGTTCAGGTTCTGGTAGAGATGTCTGACACAAAATCTATGTTCAGAGTCAGGGAACAATTCTCTGACTGCTCTAATCAAACCCTACATCACAACAAACAACAACTATGTTATGCTAAGACAGAAGATACAGTATTGTAATCACATACATATAAGGAATTTTTTAATTTTCACCACACCTTCTGCTTATCACTCATTATAGAGATAGTTGATGTGTTAATGATGTTTAGGTCATTTTTCAAATTAGTAAGAAACCACTTCCAGCTGGCATGGCACTCCACCTCTACGACAGCCATTGCAATTGGGTAGATGCAGTCATTGGGATCTACTCCAATTGCTGTCAATATCTGTCCACCATATTTGGTCCTTATGTGTGTTCCATCAAGACAAATAATGGGCCTACAACCAAGTAGCCATCCTCTTTTACAAGCATCCAGACATAAGTACAAAGTGCTCAATGTTTCACCCATCCTTTTCAAGAAGAAAGTAGTGCCTGGGTTTGCTCTCCTTAGCTCATGTCCATAGTCCCAAAGCTGTCCATATTGGGCCTCTTCATCTCCTCTTATCTTTTTCAGACATGACAACCTAGGTCTTGCCAACTTAAATCTGTTTGGCTTCATGTTGTACTGTTTCTGAACTTTGTTCTGAAAAGCTGTCAAACTCATCTTTGGGTCATCTCTGAAATCTTCAACAAATTTTCCAGCTAGCAATGGAGCTGTCAACTCTTTCACTTCCCACACCCTCTCACAAGTATGCTCTCCAACATATGTCTTTATCAGCATGCACTCAACTCTGGTATCTTTAACAGCAATCATTCTCCAAGGGCAGCCTTCAACACATTTTGCGTCAATTCTGGTAGCATTGTTCCTTGTCTTCTTTATTTTTACTCTGTTCTTCACTATGTACATGGACAAAGCATTTGTTAATTCTGTAGGGTTTGAAaagaccatgccaagtttaaaTGTTGGGTCTTCCATGTCTGTCAATTTGTTGAAAGCTGGAAAATCAAATTTTGTCCTGTCTTCACTCTATCTGGGAGCTCTAATTTCTCTGTATCAACAACATCTGGATCATCACCATTTGCATCTTCTTTCACAACTTTCCTAGTTGCAGCTATTATGTCATCTACGACAGAAGTGTCAACATTTTCATCAAACAAGGTGTCATCTCCAGCTTCAAAATCATAGTCAGAATTTGCAAAATCTGGATCAATACTTGAGTCTGATGCATAGCCACACTCTTCTTCTGCACTCTCATCACCATAATCTTCTTCTTGCATAGCAGCAAAATCTTCTTCTTGCATAGCAGCAAAATGTTCTTCTTCCATAGCAGGAAAATCTTCTTCTTCCATAGCAGCAAAATCTTCTTTTTGCACACCAGCTAATTCTTCTCCTCTAACAGCAGCAAATTCTTCTTCTTGCTGTACAACCTGAGGAAACATATTCTCCTTCCCTTTCTTTTCCATGTAAAATTATTCTTTCACAAAATTAGCACTCAAGTTCCTCCTAGCAGGTATGGATCTGTTGTTGTTGCACAAATCTTGATATCCACCTGACATCATATTGAACATTTGCTCACTGAATGCAGGCATCAATTTGCTAGCTGGTATGTCCTCTGACTCAATATCTTTCTTGCAAGGACTTATCACTCTAGGTAGCTCAACTGGTTGCAGAAGAACATCATCCCAAAGTTGTTTGTCCAGAACATTATCATGATCAACATAAACATGCAAATTGTGGCCACCTCTCGCACAAGCTGAATCTGCCATAGATTTTGCATGCATTTCTAAGTTCATCTCCCTCAAACCATCTACTACTGTTTTGCCTGGATCCAACCAGTACACTGGAAATCCCATGGATGGCAAAGCATATCCTAGTTGCTTGATCATCCAATCCACCAGAGCACAGCAGAATGTACCCTTGTCACAGCCATCAAAAACATCTACTCATTCCTGCATGTAAACACGGTTCGATCCAACAACACAGAACCATCCATTGTGATGTATTACTAAGCTAAATAAGTCACTACAATCCCCTGCATTGCAAAAAAAGTACAAATTCATCTGTTTACTGACAAAAAATCCCCAATTTTGAACCTAAAACCATCCACTTATCTAACAAAAAATCCCCAATTTTGAACCTAAAATCACCCACTTATCTCAAGAACCTAAAAAAAGCACAAACGAAGGGGAAGAGAATCAGTGAGAAGAACTTACCATACTCGGGTGCATCATCCCAGGGAAATCGCCGTCGAGGAAGAAGCTCAGCACCAGCGCGACCACCGGCATCAGCCACACCGAGAACGGCTTCACCACAAACACCGCCGCCGCCAGTACCCGCAGATTCATCGCCGTCATCAGCCGCGGCGGCTACTGTAGGGGGGGCGGCTACCTCGCCATCCTCTCCGCCGCCGCAACCTACGGAGGCAGCCAACGGGGTTGACATTGCCGCCGACGGGCACCCAGCCGCCGTCAAGGTCGCAAGGTCGGGGTTTGGGGGTGGAGTGCGCTGGCGGGGGTCGGTACTGCATATGTTTTTTTTTTCTAGGGGTTTTCTTGCAAATGTACACCGCTGACTCACAACGCCACGTGGGCTGCGCCAATGACTCAAAAGAAGAGAGTGACCCGTTTGCTCATATAGCAAACCAAACTGACCCGTTTTCCACGTTTTGAGACTTGTGTGACCAATGTGCTCATCTCGCGAGAGTTCAGTGACGAATGGCGTTTATCTCTTCACTTTCTTAGTTGTAACCAAAGACATTGTGGTTCTTTTTAATAGAAATATGAGAGGGAGCTctctttttcaaaaaaaaaagagtGTAAAGTTGTGGTAGATTGAAAAAGAAGACAAGGAACATTGAAGGTCACAAAGTTACATAAATGTGCTCTCAAGCTCTGTCAATCGTTTCGCGGTTTTGTTCTGAGCATCCTATAGTGAAATCGTACAAAAACATAGTTGTACAAAAATGACTAATCTCAAATATAAGGCAAAAGCCTCTATTTAGAAGTTTTTTATGCTTTTAAATCAAAGTGAAAAATTGAAGTTTAAGCTCAAACAAACAGGGCCTAAATAGCCGTGTGAGTGATCCACCATAAGATGTGAGAATATTAGACCATTTAAAGCACTTTGGTCGGGGACACATCCACTTAAAGCAGATAATCGAGTGGTTGCTTCATTGTCGGGATACCCAGGAAGAAGACTATATGATCACGATATGAAAAATAATACATATGAGAAATCAAAACACCATTAGCTCTCTAACGTTGGCTACGAACATCATGTGAGAATAGAGATGGAGCCAGGTGAACACTTATTCCACACAAGAGAACCTCCACCGTCAAGACAATGTCGCTGAGACACAAAGCTAACATAGAAAGACTTGATCCACTCTGAAAGCAAAGATTTGAGTTGTCCCCACTTGCTTAGCACACAGAATCTTGAATAAGCAAGAGAAAATTTTCTCTAGCAAGATATAGGTCGAGCAGAGATCCTAGCCAGACACGGACGAAGCTAGATCAATAGTTCTGGTGGCAACTCTACTCGGCCGGGTTCATTTGTTACAAACGAATTCAATTTTTAATCAATCTAGTGAAAAATTTGCCAAATTCATTAGGCTCAACTGACCCCACTGCTTATGAAGGTTGCTCCGTCCAGCAGAGACTAATCTGAATCTGTCGAGTATAGGGACGAACCAATTGTCCTATGGTGTCAGCTCTACTGAGCTGGGTTCATTTGTTACAAATGAATAGTATTGTTTACAGGTTTAGTGAAGAGATTGTTCAGTTCATTGTATTCAACTAACCTTACTGCATATGGCACCTCCGTCACCGTTAGAGATGAGAATAATATCTTGAGTAAAATTTGTTTCAAACCTTggaagttgggtcatctattttgaaacagaGGGAGTAAAAATCAGCACCCTACGAATGGATGATAGTTCAATAACTTTGTCAGACTTCCCCTCATGCAAGTAACATCCCATAAGGCCATAATAGTCAGGCACGGGTCACTAACCAGCGAGAACACGCCAAACTGCACGATCAAAAGGACAACTGTGGAGCAAGGAGACGAACAGCGGTCGTTGGTGAAGATAAATTAGGGTTGAAGAGGGCTAAGGATGTCACTGACGCGGTCGAGTGATTCCCGTGGGTACTGCCATGGCCCATGGGAGCTAATTGCATGCATCGAAGTAGACTATCTTATGGGCCGCCCATTTagcaaagcaactcaacaagccCACAATCAAAATGAGCTAGCAAGCGAACTGCAGGTTAGTTGACGCAGAAGCTACAACAGTGTGTCAATTTTAGACACATGAAACAAGCAACAACAAGACGCAAAAGTAAAAATCCATAGCAAAGAAAGGGTTATAATAGATGGCAACCACTTGATTCAAAAGAGGGGAAAGGGTCATTTTCTAAACATGCAACACAATATCTCTCAAAATCTATAAATCCACAAGATCTGACTTAACATCATAAACGGAGTAGTACAGAACAAGTTGCAAGACACAGGATATCGATAGCTTGGTATTGTTCCATCCTTGAACGAGCATGGAATTACAGCCTCCTTCCTCTTCTACCACCCTTCCGGCGGGTGCTGTCAGTGGGGACCGGGGTAACATCCTCTGCTCAACGCAAAAAAACACATCATGGATTAATCCGCTGTATGATATCATAAACTAAACTGGAAAATGTAAAAGGTTGAAATCACGATAACTGGCATCCAAGGCAAAACTAAATCAACATTGATCATAACATAAACATAGTATGAACAGGAAGGACAAGCAAAACATAAGTACATATAAAAACCAAGCCAGCATGTGACCAGACAAATTCAAGAACTATTGACTACCAGACAAAATTAAGACAAGCCTTGCAAATGCAATGAATGGCAGAATAGTTTTTTCCCAGAAGCTAATGAGATGAAATGGCACAGACACAGCATACACAAGGGCATCACAAGCTTACCAATGCGTCCAATCTTCATGCCAGAACGTGCAAGAGCTCTAAGCGCAGCTTGAGCACCAGGACCTGGAGTTTTTGTCTTGTTTCCACCAGTAGCACGGAGCTTAATGTGCAGAGCAGTAATTCCAAGCTCCTAAACAGGGGGGGAGGATCACCATATGTATCAGTGGATTCATCAAATTTGGCTACCACCATACTTGATCATGCAACAAATCAACTTTTTTGGTACCTTACATCTTACAGCAACATCCTGAGATGCAAGCATAGCTGCATAAGGGGATGATTCATCACGATCAGCTTTGACCTTCATGCCACCTGAAAATGCAATTCTTTAGTACATCACAAATTTGTAAGACGTAAAAAAGAAACTGATAGATGTTGAGCATCACAGAAGAACCGACAGTCAATCACTGTTTAGTGCCATGGCAGATGCAAGTTATAGCTAAACAGGTATAATAGCCAAGAATAACCATTCAAGCCTTGGTGAACTGAGTTCACTTCTTCAACCACCAAATAGGAGACCACACATAGAATATTCTACTACTAATATGTTATATTCAAAAAGACTTCTGAAATGTTCTGAAGATATTGTACAGCCAATATCTAAAATCTTCAAATGTAACTCAGAAGTACTAACAAACAAAAGCATGTTCTTCCAACATTTAGGCGTCCCCATTTTAATTGACAAAGAGTTGCAAGGGTGTAGAAGTCAGCAGAAGCAAGACAGAGAACATCTGCTTCATACCGACCATACATCACAAGAAACTGAATGGCAAGATGAGTACACCTATAAATCAAATTGGAAGTTGAGTTCCAGAGAAAAACTCTCTAGAGCCTCATATGAATCTTGCACAGCAATGACTCGACACGCTCCCACAGAACAAAAGGGAGGCAATCTTAAGGGCGGTGCTTACAAAAGGTTGATAGGATCAAAAATGAAACTCAATAGGGAAGACAGCATCATGATCAGAAGAGGAGGTTCATAAGAAGTAAGCAAGACAAATATTGCTCAACAATCTCGCTCAAGTTTAACCTAGGATAACCTCACATATGAACCAACAATTTTCACATAAATAGAAAACGCCCAGATCCCAAACTGGATAGTCAAATAGTGAACGGATAAGGAGATTTGGCTCACATACCCTATTGAGTTTCTGCATGAATCAATTCCATTAAATAAAAAGGTGGGCATTACGTCATACTGACAAACAAAATACCAATACTACCTACCAAACAAGAATGTTGGTTCAGTGAAATGTTTTTTCAAAGAACCAACCATCGTGCTGATTTTTTACATACAACTACAGGAGTGCCAATATGCACTTGGTTCGGTGAAATATAGTCACATCAAGCATGTTCACTTCCAGAATTTAGGCAGCTCCATCTAATGTTGCAAAGAGTTGCAGGAGTGAAGAACACAGCATGAGCAGTGCATAAAGCAGCTGCTGCCTGCTGGCTACATACACTACAAGAAACCCAATGAAATGATGTAAACAGCTAGAACTAAAACAGGAAGAGAAGAAGTTCCAGAGAAAAACTCGCCGGATCCTCGTTTTCAATCTTGCATGGCTATGACTCGACACGCTCCCACGGATAAAAAGGGAGGGGATCTTAAGGGCCGTGCTTACAAAGCAATCTAAAAACCTCCAAGGTGATACCAAATCATGAAACTTGACTATATGCTGTTCCAAACGAACATATCTCTATCAGTACGAGACGATGCTTATTAGAAACAAACCACCATCATTTATACATCAGCCACCACGCCTTGCTCGTAAAGGGGAGTATAAGAAGAGATGTGATTACCGGTGATGCGGACGAGCGTCTCCCTCCCGGACAGATCCGTGACATGCTGCGACAGCGAAGCCAGATGTGGCAAGAGTTTCAGGTCCGCGGTGTAAACAGAAAAGCAGCAAGAAAGGCGGCGTGTCCTTGGGATCTTACGATGAAGGTGTCGTTGAAGGAGGCGAAGATGTGCGCGACGCCGAAGACGTGCTCCCCCTCGCGGACGGCGGGGCCGAGCGTCACGTTCTCCTCCTTGGGCTCGCGGGTCTTCTTCCTCCCTGACTGCACGAACAGACACAGCACCGGACGATGCCCAGATGGATAAGCACAAGAACCAAGTCTACAGCGAGTTGACGGGGAAGGAACGAGCGACAAGGCGTtaccatggcggcggcggcggcggcgagaggaggaggaggctagGGTTTGGAGTGGACGAGAAGATGAGCTGCGGTGGGGAAGTGCAGGAGTGGGCAAAGATAAAGCCTCCCGAGAGTGGGCCGTGCCCGGGTTTGGATGCGTGGGTCGCCTGGTTATACGGGCTGCATTTTGCGCTGAGCTCTCTGGACCATACTGGGCTTGCATGACTCAGTATTGGGCTAAGGGTGCGTTTTTGTGTGTACCGCAACCCGGGTGTCCACTCATCATGTGACCAGACGTTTCTTTTTTTAGGGTTAAAGCACAGCTTTATTACGGTAACGAGTTAGGCAAGTCGCCTAAAACAAACCAACATATAGCTTTATTAAGGCGATGAGGGTTTACCTACTCCGCCGGCCCAGGCCGACATTTGCTTACCGGTGCCCTCCCCGGACGGTTTCTCAAGGCGCAGTCCCTAGGGTTTCCTAGCCCCGGTATTTGCTGCGAGAGAACTCAGGGGCAGATTGCATCGGTTCTTTGGCCCTGTTCGTCATGGGAGATGCCATGGAGGCCCCAAGTGGTGGCAGAAACTCATCTCGATGGGGAAGGAGCAGAGGATGTGGAGGTACGACAGGCCGGGGCCTTGTCCCGGGTCATGAGCGTGGCGATGGGGAAGGGATTGGACAGAAGGGACGTGATGTTGATTCTGGAGGAGGAATAGCTGGTGGTTCGGTGCCACCATCCCCTCCTGGATATTTGTCACGGTGGGAGAGTAAGGAAACCAAGCACGGAGCCTCGTCGTCCAAGTCAAAGGCTGCTGATATGGAGATCGAGAAGAATTTGGCGGGCTCCGAGCTGGAGCGCCACCGGTCATCATGAATATCATAAGTGGAACTATTGCGGGATTGGCAACGATTCGACAGTTCGAGAGCTACGCACGCTAGTGCAACGATTTGCCCCCTTCGTGCTCTGTGTGCAAGAAACTCGAGTTGGAGGGACTCATGCTAGGAATCTAGCCTTTTCTTTTAGCTTTAGTAGAAGCTATACAGTGGGTAGTAATGGTAGAAGTGGAGGTCTTGCTATTTACAGGGATGATGATTTGTCCCTTGAGTTCGTCACTGAACTCTCACGAGATGAGCACATTGGTCACTCAAGTCTCAAAATGTGGAGAATTGGTCAGTTTGGTTTGCTTTATGAGCGAATGTGTCACTTCCCTGTTGCGAGCCGTTACGGGGCCGACGTGGCTTGCTGACTCAGCGTATGGCCCACTGTCAGGATAATTGTGAAGGTATTTTTTGCAAATTGTGCATCCCCTCCCTGGTCAAAATCCCCAATTCAGCTCTCTCTCGATCTCACCTTCGCCTCTCTCCAGATCTGCCACAGCCGTCGCCGTTGTCGTCACCTCGCTCGAGATGGACCAGTATGAGGGAGAGAGCTGGCGGCCGGAGAACAGGGAGGGTAGTATCTTCTTCCCGGCGGAGGGCTGGAGGCGCGGCGAGCTGGAGTTGCGGCCTGAGGTCGGTCGCTGTGTGCTGAGGCGCACGGCTGGGATGTACCGGCTGGAGGAGAAGCTACGCGGTCGTGCCCTGGTGGGTACAGTGGAAGGGAACCGGCCTCCCGTGTCGCCGGCACAGGTGGTTGCGGCTTTGGAGGCGCAATGCGGCATCCGCCGCGACGACGTCATGGTTGAGGTATGTTCGCCTCCGGCGGATTTTCTTGTACGGTTTCGGTCCGGCGACGACTGCACTCGCGTGCTCATCTACCACTCCCGCAAGCTTACGGTCGGCGGCGAGACAATCCAGTTTTGCCGGTGGCATCGTGGGATGGGTGGCGAGGAGTCGTCTATGAAGTTTTTGACAAGGTTGAGCTTTGATGGGCTCCCGCAAGAGGCTTGGGAGGTCGAGTTCGTTACCAACCTTGTTAACAGTCTCGGCGGCGATCTCGTTAAGATGTTGAAGCCCACTGATCGGTGCTTCGTCGTTGTTGAAGCATGGATGAAGAACCCAAACAAATTGCCTAAATTATATGAAGTGGAGCTGCCAGAGCCTGAATTACGACAAGATTACCCAACCTCTGACTTTGACGTGCCAATTTCACCGCCTACTATATAGTCGTCTGAAAGATGAGAAGCCAACAGTTGTTCATTTTCTGAAGATCCATGTTCTGAAAGTTATAGATCACAGCCCTATCTTAACAGAGTTGCCGCCTGCTTATGACTATGACGAAGAATCGAACAGCGCTCGGTGTCACAATTTCACATGTCATCCTGGTACAATAGATGGTGCAGAGAGGGCATACATTGGTGTTGGACATGGTTTTGCAGGGCCAGGGTCCGATGGCCGTGCAGGTGCTCTGTTCAGGATGTAGATGAGACAGAGatgttgcatctcttttattcAGCAATGTATAATGTATGTTTGTTGTGTGCCAATGTGAGCATATGTCTGTAAGACTATTGTAAGAGATCTATTTATGATGTGTGACTGATGTGAGGATGTTGCATGAAATTCAATTGTTGTTGCACTACTAGTATATGCAATTTATTTGACAAGAGATATCTCATTTAACAAAAGTACAGAACAGTACTAAAAGAAAGAGTTCATTTTAGAACTACACAGAGCAGTACTAAAATTCCTCAGTACTAAAAGAACAAATTCATCCAAAAGGATTAGTTGTGCCAAAAGTAACTACACATGACAGTACTAAAAGAACAAGTTCATTTTGGAACTACATCAAGTTCATTTTGAAACTACTACATTACTGAATTACAGCATGATCTCAGTCTTGTGGTGCTGATTGTGTATTGTTGATCTCCTCTTCATATGTTGGTCCTGTTctacctcttcttcctccccttccTCCCCTTCTTCCTCTTGTAGGTGCACCTTCTCCTCTCTGTCCAAACAGAAGATACTGAAATCCTCCAACACCTGCTGCATTGTTGCTTGTGCCAGCTGTGTTTGCATTCCTGTTAATTGCACTAGCTGCAGCTCTagcttctcttcttcttcctgaCCTGTCCCTTGCTTGAGCTCTCAAAACCTGTGCTGTGACTGTTGATGTCCTTGGTAGTGGAATGTTAGCTCTATATTGTGCAACAAAAGCTGATTCACTAGGGAATGGCTTTATTTCTTCAATGACAATTTTTGGCGCCTGCATTTTATGAATGACATAACTCTGTTTTATTGGAAGAACAAAAGAGAACAAGTTACAAGTACTTTATTATAAGAATTTGGTCTTCACCTCATGTGCTAGCTGAGATATCATAGATTCTTTCACATTGATAGGATCTTTCCTAGGGTCTAGTTGTACATGCTCAATGTGCTGATCAAAACAATACAAAATTAGTTAGTACTGCCTATACAAACTGGAATTATTTGTAAGTATAGCTGCATATTACCTCTAGTATCTCAGGAATATCAGCATATCCATTTTCATCAACCATTGTAGGGCCTCTGTTTGGGTTTGGCATGGAGGTTGGAATGCCCACTTGCTCTTCCAcagttcttcttctccttctctttGTTCTTTGTTGTTGTTGCTCCTGTGAGCTGTCCTCTGTTTGGGTTTGTGGTGCTTGTGCTGCTCCTGTTGCTGCTGCTTGTGTTGTTGCTGCTTCTGCCCTTGCAATCTCTTCCAATCTAGGGCATCCTTTCTTGTTATGGCCTGCATTTCCACAATATCCACAATGAATAGTGACCCCATGTTTGGTCAACTTTGTACCATCCTCATTTTCTTCAGgaccttttcttctttttttgcttGAGGGCCTGCCAACAACCTTCTCATAAAATGGAGGTTTTACTACTGGGCCATTAACATGCTCCCATTCTGACTTATCTCTAACTGGCTTCACCACAGGACCATAAGCTTGCATGAAAGCATTCAAAGAATAGCTACTACATACCATCTGTTCAGGCTTAATCCTCTCATGCCTACAACAAGCTATTGCATGGTTGCATGGAATGCCAGTTAGCTGCCATCTTCTACAAGTGTAAGCTCTCATGTTTAGCTCTACAATGTAACTAACACCATTGCTAAGAACTTTGAAAGTTGACTTTCCATattcagtagcaaagtagtttgctGCATAATCTGCATTTTTCTGAACTTTTTGTCTAATCTTTGGGCAAATCTGACCAGTCCACTTCTGTAGAGCATCCTTTTGCATTTTGTTATATCTTGTCCCTATCTTGCAAGCAATGTTCTCCAACATAGACAGGACAGGTAGCTCTCTAGCTTCTAATATCCACCTAATTAGTAGGCAGGTCCATAAACAGAAGTAAGCAGTAGACATTTAATAAGCAATAGTAAAGAGAagaaggtaagataattacttaTTGAAAACTTCACAAGAATTGTTTGTAAGTATGTCACATTTGACAAAATCACTGAAGAAAGCTCTGCAATACTCAGATGTCTTCTTTTCATCTAACCAAGCATGTGCTTCAGGACAATCTGCCTTGAACCTGTCCATGTTTTGCTGCCATCTTGTAGTGTTGCTTGACCTTGCACATGCCCACAAGTGATTCTTTACTGTTTCTCCCTTGTGAAGCTGGTTCAGGTTCTAGTAGAGATGTCTGACACAAAATCTATGTTCAGAGTCAGGGAACAATTCTCTGACTGCTCTAATCAAACCCTACATCACAACAAACAACAACTATGTTATGCTAAGACAGAAGATACAGTATTGTAATCACATACATATAAGGAATTTTTTAATTTTCACCACACCTTCTGCTTATCACTCATTATAGAGATAGTTGATGTGTTAATGATGTTTAGGTCATTTTTCAAATTAGTAAGAAACCACTTCCAGCTGGCATGGCACTCCACCTCTACGACAGCCATTGCAATTGGGTAGATGCAGTCATTGGGATCTACTCCAATTGCTGTCAATATCTGTCCACCATATTTGGTCCTTATGTGTGTTCCATCAAGACAAATAATGGGCCTACAACCAAGTAGCCATCCTCTTTTACAAGCATCCAGACATAAGTACAAAGTGCTCAATGTTTCACCCATCCTTTTCAAGAAGAAAGTAGTGCCTGGGTTTGCTCTCCTTAGCTCATGTCCATAGTCCCAAAGCTGTCCATATTGGGCCTCTTCATCTCCTCTTATCTTTTTCAGACATGACAACCTAGGTCTTGCCAACTTAAATCTGTTTGGCTTCATGTTGTACTGTTTCTGAACTTTGTTCTAAAAAGCTGTCAAACTCATCTTTGGGTCATCTCTGAAATCTTCAACAAATTTTCCAGCTAGCAATGGAGCTGTCAACTCTTTCACTTCCCACACCCTCTCACAAGTATGCTCTCCAACATATGTCTTTATCAGCATGCACTCAACTCTGGTATCTTTAACAGCAATCATTCTCCAAGGGCAGCCTTCAACACATTTTGCGTCAATTCTGGTAGCATTGTTCCTTGTCTTCTTTATTTTTACTCTGTTCTTCACTATGTACATGGACAAAGCATTTGTTAATTCTGTAGGGTTTGAAaagaccatgccaagtttaaaTGTTGGGTCTTCCATGTCTGTCAATTTGTTGAAAGCTGGAAAATCAAATTTTGTCCTGTCTTCACTCTATCTGGGAGCTCTAATTTCTCTGTATCAACAACATCTGGATCATCACCATTTGCATCTTCTTTCACAACTTTCCTAGTTGCAGCTATTATGTCATCTACGACAGAAGTGTCAACATTTTCATCAAACAAGGTGTCATCTCCAGCTTCAAAATCATAGTCAGAATTTGCAAAATCTGGATCAATACTTGAGTCTGATGCATAGCCACACTCTTCTTCTGCACTCTCATCACCATAATCTTCTTCTTGCATAGCAGCAAAATCTTCTTCTTGCATAGCAGCAAAATCTTCTTCTTCCATAGCAGGAAAATCTTCTTCTTCCATAGCAGCAAAATCTTCTTTTTGCACACCAGCTAATTCTTCTCCTCTAACAGCAGCAAATTCTTCTTCTTGCTGTACAACCTGAGGAAACATATTCTCCTTCCCTTTCTTTTCCATGTAAAATTATTCTTTCACAAAATTAGCACTCAAGTTCCTCCTAGCAGGTATGGATCTGTTGTTGTTGCACAA contains:
- the LOC141041691 gene encoding small ribosomal subunit protein uS11y isoform X2, whose amino-acid sequence is MSGRKKTREPKEENVTLGPAVREGEHVFGVAHIFASFNDTFIHVTDLSGRETLVRITGGMKVKADRDESSPYAAMLASQDVAVRCKELGITALHIKLRATGGNKTKTPGPGAQAALRALARSGMKIGRIEDVTPVPTDSTRRKGGRRGRRL
- the LOC141041691 gene encoding uncharacterized protein isoform X1, with translation MQAQYGPESSAQNAARITRRPTHPNPGTAHSREALSLPTPALPHRSSSSRPLQTLASSSSRRRRRRHVREEEDPRAQGGERDARPRRPRGGARLRRRAHLRLLQRHLHRKIPRTRRLSCCFSVYTADLKLLPHLASLSQHVTDLSGRETLVRITGGMKVKADRDESSPYAAMLASQDVAVRCKELGITALHIKLRATGGNKTKTPGPGAQAALRALARSGMKIGRIEDVTPVPTDSTRRKGGRRGRRL